The DNA sequence ATCGTTGAGGCAGGAGCCGACGGAGTGAAAGTCGGCATTGGCCCGGGCTCCATTTGCACCACGCGAATTGTCACGGGTGTCGGTGTGCCACAAATCAGCGCGGTGGCCAACGTGGCACAGGCATTGAAGAATACAGGTGTGCCTTTTATCGCCGACGGTGGCATCCGCTTTAGTGGTGATATGTGTAAAGCGTTGGCGGCTGGCGCTGACGCCGTGATGGTCGGTTCGTTGCTGGCAGGCACCGAAGAGTCCCCGGGTGAAGTCGAACTTTATCAGGGGCGTTCCTACAAAAGTTACCGTGGCATGGGCTCCCTTGGCGCCATGGCACAAAAACATGGCTCAGGGGACCGCTATTTTCAAAGCTCAAATGCGGTGGATAAACTTGTTCCAGAAGGTATCGAAGGTCGCGTCCCGTACAAAGGCAGCATGATAAGTATTGTCCATCAGATGATGGGCGGACTGCGTTCTTGTATGGGGCTGACTGGTTGCCGGACGATCGCTGAACTGAAGGAAAAGGCTCAATTTGTCCGTGTGACTTCAGCGGGTATGAACGAAAGCCATGTGCATGATGTCACCATCACCAAAGAAGCACCGAACTATCAAATTAAACGCTAGTATTTTCTGTGCCGAGCATCGTCTCGGCGCAGAATAGACCCAGTATATTCGACAGGAGCAATGCATGCAGCCGGACATCCATGCCCATAAAATTCTGATTCTAGATTTTGGCTCGCAATATACCCAACTGATTGCGCGTCGTGTGCGCGAAATTGGCGTGTATTGTGAATTGCATCCTTTTGATATGCCTGAGGCAGCCATACGCGAGTTCAATCCAAAAGGCATTATTTTGTCCGGTGGACCGGAGTCTGTGACAGCAGAGGATACCCCTCGTGCCAATCCGGTCGTATTTGAACTTGGAGTCCCCGTGTTTGGCATATGTTACGGTATGCAAACTATGGCTCATCAGCTAGGGGGCAAAGTCTCGTCCTCGACCCATAGGGAATTTGGTTATGCCCGTGTTCGGCTGCATGGACACTCGAAACTTTTCGAAGGAATTGAGGACCATGTTGAAGCAAACGGTGTCTCTTCCATAGATGTTTGGATGAGTCATGGTGACAGGGTCGAAAATTTGCCACCGGGTTTTCAAGTCATTGGTGAGACAGACAATGCGCCCATTGCGGCCATGGCGGATGAGGCACGACATTTTTATGGTGTTCAGTTCCATCCGGAGGTGACGCATACGCGCCAGGGCGGGCGAATTCTCGAGCGATTTGTCCGGCAGATCTGTGGCTGCGAGGCGTTATGGAACCCCGGCAATATTGTGACCGACGCGATAACGAAAATTCGCGAGAAAGTTGGTCAAGATGAAGTAATTCTTGGGCTTTCCGGCGGCGTGGATTCTTCTGTGACAGCCGTATTGCTACATCGTGCCATTGGCGATCAGCTGACCTGTGTATTCGTCGACAATGGCTTGCTTCGATTGAATGAAGCCGATCAGGTGATGGCCATGTTTGCCGAGCATCTCGGTATCCGGGTGATCAAGGTGTCAGCCGAAGACCGTTTTCTGTCGGCACTTGCCGGGGTGAGTGATCCAGAGGAGAAGCGAAAAATTATTGGCCGCGTTTTTGTTGAAGT is a window from the Gammaproteobacteria bacterium genome containing:
- a CDS encoding IMP dehydrogenase, encoding IVEAGADGVKVGIGPGSICTTRIVTGVGVPQISAVANVAQALKNTGVPFIADGGIRFSGDMCKALAAGADAVMVGSLLAGTEESPGEVELYQGRSYKSYRGMGSLGAMAQKHGSGDRYFQSSNAVDKLVPEGIEGRVPYKGSMISIVHQMMGGLRSCMGLTGCRTIAELKEKAQFVRVTSAGMNESHVHDVTITKEAPNYQIKR
- a CDS encoding glutamine-hydrolyzing GMP synthase, translated to MQPDIHAHKILILDFGSQYTQLIARRVREIGVYCELHPFDMPEAAIREFNPKGIILSGGPESVTAEDTPRANPVVFELGVPVFGICYGMQTMAHQLGGKVSSSTHREFGYARVRLHGHSKLFEGIEDHVEANGVSSIDVWMSHGDRVENLPPGFQVIGETDNAPIAAMADEARHFYGVQFHPEVTHTRQGGRILERFVRQICGCEALWNPGNIVTDAITKIREKVGQDEVILGLSGGVDSSVTAVLLHRAIGDQLTCVFVDNGLLRLNEADQVMAMFAEHLGIRVIKVSAEDRFLSALAGVSDPEEKRKIIGRVFVEVFQEEAAKLKNAKWLAQGTIYPDVIESAGAKSGKAHVIKSHHNVGGLPEDMHLKLVEPLSELFKDEVRKIGLELGLPYDMLYRHPFPGPGLGVRILGEVKKEYADLLRKADAIFIEELRASGWYDKVSQAFAVFLPVRSVGVMGDARKYDYVIALRAVETIDFMTAHWAQLPYELLAKVSNRIINEIDGISRVVYDISGKPPATIEWE